From a single Nicotiana tomentosiformis chromosome 2, ASM39032v3, whole genome shotgun sequence genomic region:
- the LOC104097562 gene encoding transcription factor PRE5-like, with the protein MSGRRSRQSSEEGTSRISDDQIIELMSKLQQLLPEIPTRRTNKASASKVLQETCNYIRSLHKEVDDLSDRLSQLLSTIDADSPEAAIIRSLLM; encoded by the exons ATGTCAGGGAGAAGGTCGAGGCAATCATCAGAGGAGGGGACGTCAAGGATTTCAGATGATCAGATCATTGAACTGATGTCCAAGTTGCAGCAACTTCTTCCTGAAATTCCCACTCGTCGCACCAACAAG GCATCAGCATCTAAAGTGCTTCAGGAAACATGCAACTACATAAGAAGCTTGCATAAAGAGGTGGATGATCTCAGTGATCGACTTTCTCAGTTGTTGTCCACCATTGATGCTGACAGTCCTGAAGCTGCAATCATTCGTAGTTTATTAATGTAA